One genomic segment of Gossypium arboreum isolate Shixiya-1 chromosome 3, ASM2569848v2, whole genome shotgun sequence includes these proteins:
- the LOC108474737 gene encoding gamma-secretase subunit APH1-like, translating to MTVAAGIGYALVALGPSLSLFIAVISKKPFLILTLLSSTLVWLISLIILSGIWRAFLPLNSTTWWPFAILIFTSIAFQEGLRLLFWKVYKRLEDILDAFADRVSKPRLYLTDKMQIALAGGLGHGVAHAVFFCLSLLTPAFGPATYFVDRCSQIPFFLVSAIIALAFVTVHTFSMVIAFNGYAEGNKVDQLFVPSVHLAAGMMTLINFAYGGCVIGIPLLFLMATLTVMHCGRMVWRRLSENQTQVNS from the exons ATGACGGTAGCGGCTGGGATCGGGTACGCTTTGGTAGCGTTAGGACCGTCTCTCTCCCTTTTCATCGCCGTTATCTCCAAAAAGCCCTTCTTGATCCTCACTCTCCTCTCCAG TACATTGGTTTGGCTTATAAGTTTGATAATATTATCTGGAATTTGGAGAGCTTTCCTTCCTTTGAATTCAACAACATGGTGGCCTTTTGCAATACTTATATTCACATCAATTGCTTTTCAAGAAGGTCTTCGCCTTCTTTTCTGGAAAGTTTATAA GAGGTTAGAAGACATATTGGATGCTTTTGCTGATAGGGTCTCAAAGCCACGCTTGTATCTAACTGATAAGATGCAAATTGCTCTTG CTGGTGGGTTAGGTCACGGTGTGGCACATGCAGTATTCTTTTGTCTTAGCCTCTTAACACCAGCATTTGGTCCAGCAACTTATTTTGTTGATAGGTGTTCACAGATACCATTTTTCCTTGTTTCTG CAATCATTGCTCTCGCGTTCGTAACGGTCCACACTTTCTCAATGGTTATTGCTTTTAATGGCTATGCTGAAGGGAATAAAGTGGACCAACTCTTTGTTCCCTCGGTTCATCTTGCTGCTGGAATGATG ACTTTGATAAATTTTGCATACGGTGGCTGCGTTATCGGGATTCCTCTTCTCTTCTTAATGGCAACCTTGACCGTGATGCACTGCGGGAGGATGGTTTGGAGAAGATTAAGTGAAAACCAAACGCAGGTTAATTCATAA